ggattGGGGAAGTGAAAATTACAATGGGAATAGGAAAGAATtaatgagagtaaattggaaacagatattcAAAGGTGAAAgctcagaactaatgtggaggaagtttaggtaTCGGTTCAGGATAGATTTGTTCAAGTGGGACAGGGTAAAGGGAACTATGGTTGATGAAGTAGTTGATGCAGCTAAGcatgaggaagaaggaagcataaatTTGATATTggaagcaagaaacaggaagggctcatgaaaaaTATATGTTAGTCAGGGTAGAGCTTAAGTTAAGATTTAGGAGAattcaaagggggcatgagaaggactTGGTATGTAGGATTTGTAGTGATAgaatgctagtgatcctcctgaccactagagggagttggagattaTGTTGGTGGCAGCATGGATTAGCATGCCTCCACATGGCTAtgagtgagttctttagctaaaaaagtatagttgttttaaaagaacccaagtttctttttacaataaaaggaacatcacatggtaccaggggTGAGCATCAGTTGATAATAGCTGAGAAATGGAAAATGTTAAGGGTCCTGATGCTTTAAATTGGACaggaaatgttgaccatgagcGGAGGTTGTTCAAATAAAGATTCATGCTGtgcctgcaagccattggacttgatagcaaacctgatgcatggaagattgcactgttaTTTACAGTGGCTGgatctcaagcactagaggtttacAACACATCTGATTTTGCCAAGACAGCTGACTAGGACAAGTTTGATAAAGTTATCGAGACATTTAATGAAccctgttcaccaaagaaaaaattaaacatttgagAGGTATGTGTTTTGCTCACTTATGCAGCTGCAGGGATAGAGCTTCAATActttttttaatggacttgaaattaaacaattttggatcactgcaagattcaatgatctgtataTTTGAGATTATTGATAATAAAGTGAGAGACAGACTTactttagctggagctgtgattTAGCTCTGTAAcacataaaaaaaatcaataatagtgcaaaagccagtgaaaatgaaggcatattcATCACCACAGTGTCaggacacacacataaacaaaaaccgaaataaaagaaacaacaaaataagatggagagacattcaattgcaaatgatgtggcactcaacatgcataaAACAATGTCCAGCTTATGGAAacatctgtaataagtgcaaagggcagaatcattatgcaaagcaatatctctccaaagggaaacaaaacagaaatgaaaCTGTACACTCTATCGAAAAAACTGCCCCCAGTGATTCACGTTTTGTTGGCATGTTAGtgcagaaagactataaaccaacagacactgaacagccaagcatgaacagagtcaagtaggataagtggactgtgtcattacatacaaatggaacaaatattcctttcaagctggagaCAGGGGCAAAGTTTAATTTGATCTGTGTgtgcgacatcagggcaatgaagataaagccatacatccatggaAATCCTGTAGAGCTCAAAGACTACAATGGACAGAAAACCAACATAAAAGGTACATaagatcaaggtgaaagttaaagataaagagcatcaCCTCAGGTTCGCAGTTgacccagatggacatgaatactgcctggtgacaaagcatgtgaaaacttaagcctggTCAAGAggttgtacacaccagggaaacctattgtgttaaCTGATATTTTATCCATGACAATGACGCAGAGTGAAACACACATTGAGAGCTCCACAGAGACAGATTTAAATCTCCATGTGAATctaatcactgaatctcttcccgtatctgataTGAAATCCAagctgatcacagctgaaacaggaaatgacactgttctacagaagatcatcaagaatctgaacaAAAGATGGCCTAGAAGTGAATGTCAGTCATACTATAATAAGAGagttgagctgagtgttgtcaatgggcttccacAGAAACAGAGCAAAATTACCATTCTTCAATCTtggtgacaagagatgctgaaaagcatgtatgaggggcaccttggaatgtaAAAATGCAAATAGAGGGCCAGGACTGCtgcttattggccagggataaatgctgacattgacaggatagtttccagctgtgagattgGTTTGAGacatcatgcaaagcaggcaAAAGAACCCATGATCAAACTGACGAATTAGCAGAACCATGACAGAAAGTCTGATTCacgtggatggaaataattacttgctagtTCTTGACTATCTATTTAGCTACCTGGAGACTGCATTGCTTCCTAACATGtcagctgcttgtgtgatcaaatatatgaaattgatatttgcaagacatggaattcctcaaattgtctacagtaacAATGAGCCAttctacagctgtagagaattccagaactttccaaaaaagtatgatttttgacatgtgaagtcaagtcctctgcatccacaatcAAAAGGTAAAGCAGAGTAAGGAGCTCACATAGTTAGATAGCTGCTCAAGAAAACACTAGGCAGAGGTTCAGAACCGTATATAACTCTAATGAGTTATagagctttgccacttgaacatggactctgagcttctgatgggacactTCCCTACTCTACAGACCAAAACAAGAACAAAGATGTCAAAGACATCAAAAGGAAACAAAAGCGTCTGCAGTGGAGACAAAAACAAACTGTGACAAGTCAGCaggaagcttagggccactggcaccacATGacccagtgagactcagagattccaatacCTGGGACAAGGAGgacactgttctggaggaagtaaatccaagatcctacacggtcacaacagaggatggtcaaataatgaggaggaatcaaaagagcctgctgaaaacgcaAGAGACATTTCAGGgacagacaaatgcagaggattcagcctgcacagcaaaagaggaaacaccaccagtgctagacaatagtggaccagcagagctgacacatgCACCAGTGTTGAGAAGATCCATGTGCATTATTAAAGCACGTGACAGGCTTAATCTCTAAAAGAAGAGggactgcacacttaaaaaattgtgctgctgatgttgtgtttatgtttgtgttgaattttaaattgaaatgaacactgtattagtgtgtcatgttgttagattaaacatctccagGGGATGAGTGATAGAGTgccagtgatcctcctgaccattaGAGGAAGTTGGAGACTAATTTGGTGGCAGCTTGGgttgattcaagatggatgcctccacatagttttgtgtactttagctaataaagtttAGCTGTTTTAAAAGaactcaagtttctttattacataaAAAGAAACCTcacaggattaaggagaaccccaaggcattctatgcatatgtaaagaacagatggatgatgagaatgaaggtggggctgctaaaggataaaggaggcaacatgtgcctggaggcagaggaggttggaagatcctaaatgaatactttgtttcagtattcacaGGAGAAAAGGACATTGTTctgggtgaggttggaatagaacaggtttGTATGCTGGACAATGttaagattaaggaagaggaagtgtgggatcttcttaaaaaaaatcaaaatttataagtccccagggcctgatctGATATACTCCAGGTTGTTTTgggaagtgaaggaagagatgctggagcagtagctatgatctttgagtcctctttggccacaggagagaatggcaaatgtagttctcTTATTTGAAAgatgtaatggggagaatcctgggaatgatAAACCAgtaagtcttacatcagtggtgtgaaagctattgaaaaggattcttaaggataagatctatgaTCATTTTGAGAAGtagagtctactcaaggatagttagcatggctttgtgaagggaagtttatgcctcacgagcctaattgagttttttgaggagataacaaaataaattgatgagagcaggacagtagatgtggtctgcatgcattttagtaaagcttttgacaaggttctccACAAGagtctcattcagaaagtcatgaggcatgggatccttgGAACCTTGGGatatggattaaaaaaattagcttgtaggtagaaagcagagagaagtattagaaataaagtattctgcctggaggtcagtgactagaagAGTTCCATGGGGCTCCattctggaacccctgctctttgtgatttttataaatgacctcgatgaagaggcagaaggatgggccagtaagatacgaaggttggaggagttgtggatggaactgaaggttgttgaaggctatgagaggatatagataggatgcagatttgaatgaaggtggcagatggaattcaatccagacaagtgtgaggtgatgcattttggggtGACAAActaaaaggctgagtacagggttaaaggTCAGTTACTtatgagtgtggatgaacagaaggtccttgaggtccaaatctatacatccctcaaggccgctgcacaggttgagacgatagttaagaaggcctatgggaagcTTGGATTctttaataaggggattgagtttaagagtagagaggtcatgttgcaattctacaaatctctggtgaggccacacttcagttctgctcacctaattataggaaggatgtggaagctacagagaaggtgaaaaggagatttaccagaatgttacctggattggaaaatgtcttatgaggcaaggttaatagagctggatcttttctctttggagtgtagaagaatgagaggagacttaatagaggtatataggagtatgagaggcatagataggtggaCAGCCAATGCTTCTTTCCCATGGCAcaaatagcaaacactagaggacaatatgcacaaagtgaagggagggaagtttagggtaaGAGTTTTCCGCAGAGAGTGTGTGTGGCTGGAATGGTTTGCCAGGAATATACTAATAGCCTTAACGGTATGTAACAGGAACATTTTAacgtgatttttgtgatcaacagcccaaaatccatgaaaTAAACCTGAAAATGTTTgtaaagcaaaatctttgttgtccagtgttatatgCAAATTCTTTGGAAATACATGAGTCTGCAGATGCctcaggaactcagcaagtcaggcaacagCTATAGAGGAAAATGTACAGCCAAATTTTTGGGTTGAAATCCTGCTTCAGGTCCCTGTCCTTAACTGattaatactttttaaaatgaataataatttATTAAAGTTCAAGGTAAGTTATGCAAGAAACAAATGTCTTTTTATTTTTCCTTAATTTACTGAACTCACAATTTTCGACACTGTCCGGCTTAACAACATTTAGTAATACAAATTCTCAATCATAAGGCACACAAACAAGATCATCttacataaatttttaaaaataacattaaatgAAACAAATTAATTAAATTGTGGCTCGAATGTGCAGCTTTTTTATCATTCGCTTGCATGAAGTtgagaaaaaaaactatttgaaatCTTTCTGATGGCTATTAACTCACTTGATTAAACCAGCTTGATGGCATTACATTAAAACTTGAAATCACATTTACTAAGCTAATGCATCAAAAATCGCAAAGCCCTTTGTgtatatttttttcaagatttcaaAACTATGGCaatgttagcgtagcagttagcacaacacggtCATGGTGCCTGTGACCAGGGTTCAATGGTTTTGAATCCAGCGctttctggaaggagtttgtacatactcctcatgtctgagtgggtttccttctggtgctctggtttcctcccaccattcaaaacatacagggaatgtaggttaattagatgtaatttGGCACattagcatgctgtatgtctaaaaaatgtaGGAATAAGAAAAAGTAAAATTTTACACATATATAAAAATGAGGAGCAAgttagtgtgagagatgagtacaactgatataaaaatatgaagatgaagaaactaaaattgatatatgggtaactgaataaagcctgtatgaacaggataagacatggatattagaatgcaggaagcagaataagtctgagtaagataagaatctcctagccttttagacagaatcagcaagttcactgtatgaagagataaggatagacaatagataatagaatgtaggaagtagagttagtctgaataagataagggtcttcagatagaattagcaggtttgcatatgtaattagtaagccttagctcacaccaagacacaagagaaacttgtccgtgaactactctttgcagacgatgccgctttagttgcccattcagagccagctcttcagcgcttgacgtcctgctttgcggaaactgccaaaatgtttggcctggaagtcagcctgaagaaaactgaggtcctccatcagccagctccccaccatgactaccagcccccccacatctccatcgggcacacaaaactcaaaacggtcaaccagtttacctatctcggctgcaccatttcatcagatgcaaggatcgacaacgagatagacaacagactcgtcaaggcaaatagcgcctttggaagactacacaaaagagtctggaaaaacaaccaactaaaaaacctcacaaagataagcgtatacagagccgttgtcatacccacactcctgttcggctccgaatcatgggtcctctaccggcatcacctacggctcctagaacgcttccaccagcgttgtctccgctccatcctcaacattcatttgagcgctttcatccctaatgttgaagtactcgagatggcagaggtcgacagcatcgagtccacgctgctgaagatccagctgcgctgggtgggtcacgtctccagaatggaggaccatcgccttcccaagatcgtgttatatggcgagctctccactggccaccgtgacagaggtgcaccaaagaaaaggtacaaggactgcctaaagaaatctcttggtgcctgccacattgacctccgccagtgggctgatatcacctcaaaccgtgcatcttggcgcctcacagtttggcgggcagcaacctcttttgaagaccgcagagcccacctcactgacaaaaggcaaaggaggaaaaacccaacacccaaccccaaccaaccaattttcccctgcaacctctgcaaccgtgtctgcctgtcccgcatcggacttgtcagccaccaacgagcctgcagctgacgtggacatttaccccctccataaatcttcgtccgcgaagccaagccaaagaagaagaagaaagacatcagccagttctacatatgaaggggACACAGCCCTGAaggtcgggaaggtgtaaattagaacaaaaacaggtttgtgaataaggacaatgaggataatgacatgatgagacaccgacaggatatcccctggtcctccaagtgcacagaaacagcacatagacaggcaggattgcctaatgccaaacctctccaggaggcagaagaatgcaaggggagggggggggggaggggggggggaggggggggggttattcctatactgaaatgaactgtataaaagttgggtgagccccagtgtaggtgtgtattcccagggtaaggggaagcacccaactttgcattgttgtataataaatgttctttgttctcaatttttgtctcgagcaatttctgtgaaggtacttctgtttctaacattaGGAAATGGCTGTCCACTCAAGGAGAGGATAATTTATAAGCAGAGACAGAGGCAGTGTGCAAGACTCTTAATGAGGACTCTTAATGATGCATTAGCATTCACCATGGAGAAGACCATGAATGATGGTTGATTTTACGGAGGCATATTTAAGGCACATCAGATGCAAAGAGGAGATGTTAGGTGCATTGAAAAACATAAACATGATTAAGTCCCTTGTGCCTGGAGGAATCTATTCTTGGATACTGAATGAAGGAAAGGAGGAGATTGCATGGGCATAAATCAAATTTTGCATCCATTTTTATTTGGTGAAGATCCCATTTCATAAATttcattgagtttttttgaggatttTATGAAGATAAATCATTTGGCAAGATCCCTCATGGCAGGTCACATGAATCTGTGATGAACTAGTAAATTAGATACAAAATTTGCTTAATCATAGAGGACAGAGATTAGTGATGTACAGGTGTTTCTCTGAATTGGAGGTCTGCAACCAATAGTATTTCACAAGAATCAATGCTAGAACCTTAAGTTCTTTGTAATATATATTtttgatttggatgaaaatgtagacaggctgaTCGCTAAGTTTGAAGATTACATAAAAATTGATGAAGTTGTAGATGATGAGGAAAATTATCAAAGAACAGTGAGATTCAAATTAGTTGGAAATCTGGGTGGATAAATCTAGAAATTGGTCACATATGAGGCGATGCATTTGGTTttagtgggtgggggtgggttgtgTGGTTAAATGGAAGAGGAAAATATGATCCTGAGGAGCATTGATGTATAGAGAGATCCTTGTGGTGAAAGTCTATAGCTCTCTGGAAGTGGTAGCACAAATGGATAATATTGTAGAtggcatacttgccttcatcagtcatggCATTGAATACAGGAGCTGACACAGCTGTATAAAGTATTTGTAAGGTTACATTTTGAGTATTACATGAAGTTCTGATCACCCTGCATCTCtcacaccttcttcaccaccctgcctACCTGTGCCTCCACTTTCATGTAACTATGCACTTCAATCCATAACTCTCACTGATTTATAACATTCTTCAGAGACTTACTCTTCAGTGCATATGTCCAACCTTGGTTTGATTTACCAAAATTCAATACCTCACAGTTATACAAATTAAACTGTCATTTTTCAGAGCATTTACCCATTCGATCATGAGCTCATTGAGGTCTTAGAcagccttcttcattgtccatcaaaccaccaattttagtgtcatcaatAAATGTACTAAGCATGCCACCTATGttctcatccaaattgttaatataaagGGTGAACAAAAGTGTACCCTGTGCTGCACCACTTATCACAGGCTTCCAATTGGAGAAACAATTCTCCATGACCACTTCCAGTCCCCTATTGCCAAGCCAATTCTGTGTCCAATTGACTAGTTCACTCTGGATCTCATATGATCAAACGTTCTGGACCAATGTGCTATGTGAatccttgtcaaaggtcttgctAAAGATAATTTAAACAACATCTATGTCCTACGCTCATCTTCTTAATCACTTCAAAACACATTCAATCAAATTCCTGAGTTACTATTTTTGACatacaaagccacgctgactatccctATAATTAGTCCCGGTCTTTCTAAATCAAGGCATGTCGATTTTGAGTCTCAGATCACTTCCAGTTCACAATGACTGATGTTAAATTCACTGGTCTGCATTTCCCAGACCTGTCTGTGGTAAACtggtgtaatgtataattatctggtcaagcatgcctattggctggttgtacttgtggcccctcccacaggctcttgtataaaggtggctgtacCACAGCCCCCAGCAACTCAATGCAGGTCAGCTGCATGGtaaggatatgctatgttctcaagtgaatttaAGCCTATTGGTTTTTCCACAATAGTCTCTTGAGTGATTGATGGTACATCATTGTccttggagcctttcttaaataaaggaacaaaatTAGCCaacctccaatcttctggcagagtggaatgctgtgtgcagttctggttgccatacTCAAAGAGAGATGTGGAGGCTTTGCAGAGAATGAAGAAGAGGTtttccaggatattgcctggattcaAGTATACTAGCTCTATGGAGAGGCTGGACAAACTTAATTTATTTTGTCTGGAGCATTAAAGTCCAAAGGGCAATCTAatgaaatatacaaaattatgcaAGGCATATACAGGGTGAATAATCAGTCTTGTTCCCAGGGTGAAAAGGTCAAATAGGaaaacataggtttaaggtgagaagggggaaaagtttgaaggatatttcaaatattatttttatgCATAGAATGGCAGTAGCCTGCAGATGAaaataagattggaggtgttgtggacagcaaaagaGGATTTCAAatcttgtagagggatctggaccaactagaaAAAATTGACtaaaaatgggagatggaatttaatgctggcaaatgtgaggtgttgcattttggaaggataaaccaagaaaggacacacaAGGTCATTGAATGATATgtaactgaggagtgtggtagaagagagggatctgggaatacggatacataattccctgaaagtggagtcacaggtggataggatcaTAAAGcaagattttggcatattggccttcataaatcaaataattgagtataggagttgggatgttatggtaaagttgtacaaggcattggcgaggtcaaatttggagtattgtggcagttttggtcacctaactataggaaaaatatcaataatattgaaagagtgcagagatgatttgctaggatgttgcctggacttggaactaaattatagggaaaggttaaacaggttagggatttatttcctggagcatagaagaatgaagggagatttgatagagatatttaaaattatgagggggatagataggctttttccactgagggtaggtgagatacatgtGCTGACAAtagccacaccagcagtgtgagtataagacagctttaataaactaatatgtacactaagaggtcttgtctctcgacaagacgaacctggaaggctagactgtagctctggactgctttatagacaaggtcaccaggatgacccctggtgaccttgtggtgtaattacatatcaccacaatacaaaccagtgaaaggggaaaagtttaggggatgcGTAACAGGGAAcaaccacaaaacaacaaatttcatgacttgatcatcgaataaattctgattctaatcctGAACTTCACACtgtgtggtgggagtatggaatgagctgccagctaaagtggtgaatgcgggctcaatagcagaggtatagagggctatggacttgttgcaggtcaatgggacttgaCAAAAAAAAGGtgcggcacagactagaaaggtcaAAGGTCCTGTTTAAGTGCTGCACTATTCCATGGTTCTATACTGTAGTGGAGATGATGTAAGCAGACATGATAGAAATGTTTAAGTAGCACTTAGACAGACTCAGGAATAGGCAAGAATCCAGACGAGGTGCAGATAGATTGGATTAGTTTAGATTGGCCTCATTGCCAGTGAGTgttatcatgggctgaaggactgttcctgtgctgtatgtttattaatatttttaaaaattgagatgcaccagagaaacaggtccttctggcccacgagtcagtACCGCCCAAATGcaccatttttggagggtgggaggaaggctGAGCTCCTTGAGGAAAACCACATGGTCATGGGGAGACCATACAAAGACCATATTTACAGctttggattcaaacctgggtcagtGGCGCGGtgatagcgttgtgctaactgctacactaaccttgaACCTGTTTTTGTTTTACCAGTTATTGGTTGTATCATTGCCATCAGAAACTTCCAAATTGGCACTCCTGCTGACACTCATCTGCTTTTGGCAAATCAGTCCACATGGCATACAATGGCCGCAGAAATAAATGAGGTGCCTTCTAAATTTTTCACCCACGAAAACATAAAAAATGGGATTGAGGCAGCAATGGAAATAAGCTATGCTGTGAGTGAAGAGCTGTGCATAATCAAGTTTTCTATCATGATCGCACTCCAGCTCATCCAATATTTtgacctcctccataaatctcaAAAAAATCACTATATTGTATGGTACCCAACACAAAAAAAACACCACTACAATGGAGAATATTACTCTTAGAGTCCTATGCTTCTGGACTGTTCTGCACTTTATTATTGTTTGAATGATCCTAACATAGCAGTACACAATGATAATCAATGGAATGATAAAGAACAATACATTCTGTTGACAATATTTTAATAGTTTCCAAGGACCTACATTATCCACTGGGTAAGAATCATCACAAATATAAGTGTCATAATCACCACGAACAGTTTTGGCAAAGTAAAAGTCAGGAATAGTTGCTGTTATACTAATTAGCCAGACACCTGTACTGGTTATCGCTGCATAACAAACTTTCCTGGACCTCACAGCAGTTACTGCATGAACAACTGCAAGGTATCGATCGATTGTCATCAGAGTCAGGAACATTATACCACTGTAAAAGCCAACATAAAATGTGCCACTCATTATTTTGCACATTACATCTCCAAAGATCCATCCTTTGGAATGATGCACAGCCCAGAAAGGAAGGCTAATAGCAGAGAGCAAATCCGAAATGGCAAGATTCAGAATGAATATGTTTGTAATTGTCTTTAGGTATTCATATTTTACCAATATAACCAAAACCAGTCCATTGCCAAGTACACTAAGTAGTAGTACTAGAGAATAAAAGATAGGCATCAATTGCGCTCCAAATTTGTTGATGTCATCTTTTTCGCACACCTCTTCATAGTCATAATATTCTGTTGTGTAATTCATCGTTGGCAAACCAGAAggaatctgttttttttaaaaagaaaatgttatttacataattttgtatgtattgatatttaaattaattaaaacttACTGGAAATACTTAACTTTTTCAATAAAGCTCTTAGTCTGCCCATTTCACCTGATTAAACCTTCACTGAGATAATAttttatattagcattttaaTCTTTATCTCTTGCTATCCCCTATTGGAATTTAATGGCCAGAACGTTTGTGGGGC
The Narcine bancroftii isolate sNarBan1 chromosome 1, sNarBan1.hap1, whole genome shotgun sequence genome window above contains:
- the LOC138752397 gene encoding C-C chemokine receptor type 3-like yields the protein MNYTTEYYDYEEVCEKDDINKFGAQLMPIFYSLVLLLSVLGNGLVLVILVKYEYLKTITNIFILNLAISDLLSAISLPFWAVHHSKGWIFGDVMCKIMSGTFYVGFYSGIMFLTLMTIDRYLAVVHAVTAVRSRKVCYAAITSTGVWLISITATIPDFYFAKTVRGDYDTYICDDSYPVDNVGPWKLLKYCQQNVLFFIIPLIIIVYCYVRIIQTIIKCRTVQKHRTLRVIFSIVVVFFLCWVPYNIVIFLRFMEEVKILDELECDHDRKLDYAQLFTHSIAYFHCCLNPIFYVFVGEKFRRHLIYFCGHCMPCGLICQKQMSVSRSANLEVSDGNDTTNNW